The following coding sequences lie in one Cryptococcus gattii WM276 chromosome L, complete sequence genomic window:
- a CDS encoding uncharacterized protein (similar to TIGR gene model, INSD accession AAW43794.1), which yields MSAQVHLDSPELRSPSAEIDEPTSPSKLSGGQEHTKVKRATVACSACRARKIKCSGDKPICTTCAKGSVQCEYPIVRKRKREGTKKKDSGSDQPDSALAAPLFIQTSNIPEPMVGSSSFDSNPFVPPFNIFAVAPQHASTSFVAHPIPDWARSPWGNLTAGDVGDHGMGNVDQNALDMPSWNMSAKAPSRTESAAGIHTSASDIDSGQMWENTSNTSNVDRRSGAHPKARFRVPYFRGPTAIAPGYKQVVCDVSAPGSPVRVPSALPWDPVLQSDQIIMTSDGESPSIDALKELLPIFRLHFGYFFPFLDLSMDDQGFLASCPPPHLLNIVCALAARYSQVYGMQPILGSADAGSPREIWASKAKGQVTRNLAVASIEMVQTLLLISWYEFSQDRDGVFRHGAANGSGPWYTFGFLQKEADMTRIAGRAGMYKTSLDQVPSLPPLTTPSGHTLTNPYPYMTRIFCLADRVTRILVDKCTTTIDEVALEQAQSQLNEFSTSLPVDLRFETFTFQKYAAIAQGGAFVLLNTILDIAIFAELIDPKAITQPWINYPLYIAARTFLSQIAPGQSRQPADSTAGEVHITKTARANFQRIIGVFDGLQPYWNGVRYIRSVLLQKAEGVSQVSLIDGGDDIMSPDTLPPELAAILAGMGNDRRSDVLGMGLTGTMNSPTDNLCSLVLGIGTVGQGTSSKSN from the exons TGTCGTGCCCGAAAAATCAAATGCTCGGGTGATAAACCGATATGCACGACCTGTGCAAAAGGATCAGTACAATGCGAATATCCGATTGTTCGGAAGCGGAAAAGAGAGGGTACTAAGAAGAAGGATTCCGGTAGTGACCAGCCCGATTCAGCACTGGCTGCTCCGTTATTCATTCAAACCTCAAATATACCAGAGCCCATGGTGGGATCATCTTCATTTGACAGTAACCCGTTTGTGCCCCCGTTCAACATTTTCGCCGTCGCGCCGCAACATGCCTCGACATCCTTCGTCGCCCATCCCATTCCGGATTGGGCTCGAAGTCCATGGGGGAACCTTACTGCAGGCGATGTAGGGGACCATGGGATGGGCAATGTTGACCAAAATGCTCTGGATATGCCCTCTTGGAACATGAGCGCAAAAGCTCCATCCAGGACTGAGTCAGCCGCTGGAATTCATACCTCCGCATCGGACATTGATTCAGGTCAAATGTGGGAGAATACAAGCAATACATCGAATGTGGACCGTCGATCTGGCGCTCACCCAAAAGCTCGCTTCAGGGTGCCCTATTTCCG TGGACCTACTGCCATAGCCCCGGGGTACAAGCAAGTGGTCTGCGATGTATCGGCACCTGGATCCCCGGTCAGAGTGCCTTCCGCTTTACCTTGGGATCCGGTGTTGCAAAGCGATCAAATAATCATGACATCCGATGGAGAATCACCC TCCATTGATGCCCTCAAAGAACTCTTGCCGATTTTCAGACTTCATTTCGGTTActtttttcccttcttAGATTTATCAATGGATGATCAGGGCTTCCTGGCATCGTGTCCGCCTCCTCATTTGCTTAACATCGTCTGTGCCTTGGCAGCGAGGTATTCGCAGGTATATGGAATGCAACCCATATTAGGGAGTGCGGATGCCGGCTCGCCAAGAGAAATCTGGGCATCGAAAGCCAAAGGACAGGTGACTCGGAACTTGGCAGTAGCTTCGATAGAGATGGTGCAAACATTGTTGCTCATCAGTTGGTATGAATTTTCCCAGGACAGAGATGGG GTATTCAGGCATGGCGCTGCGAATGGGTCAGGACCTTG GTATACCTTTGGCTTCCTACAGAAAGAAGCTGACATGACTCGTATAGCTGGTCGAGCGGGGATGTATAAAACAAGTCTGGATCAAGTGCCTTCGCTTCCACCGCTCACAACACCCAGCGGACATACTCTCACGAACCCATACCCGTACATGACTCGCATCTTCTGCCTCGCAGATCGTGTCACTCGTATATTGGTCGACAAATGCACCACCACAATTGATGAAGTGGCTCTTGAACAAGCTCAAAGTCAGTTGAACGAATTTAGCACCTCTCTGCCGGTTGATTTGCGGTTTGAGACCTTTACATTCCAGAAGTACGCTGCGATAGCTCAAGGTGGAGCATTTGTGCTGCTTAAT ACCATCTTAGATATCGCGATCTTTGCAGAATTG ATAGATCCCAAAGCCATCACTCAGCCATGGATCAACTACCCTCTCTACATTGCTGCTCGAACATTCC TTTCCCAAATAGCCCCCGGTCAGTCCAGGCAACCAGCAGACTCAACGGCTGGAGAAGTCCATATCACCAAAACAGCACGTGCAAACTTCCAACGAATTATCGGTGTCTTTGACGGATTACAGCCATACTGGAATGGCGTACGATATATCCGCAGTGTACTCCTTCAAAAAGCCGAGGGTGTCAGCCAAGTCTCTCTTATagatggaggagatgaTATTATGTCGCCTGATACCTTACCCCCCGAACTGGCCGCTATTCTTGCGGGGATGGGTAATGATCGAAGATCAGACG TGCTCGGGATGGGTTTGACGGGAACTATGAATTCACCTACGGACAATCTGTGCAGCTTGGTCCTTGGTATCGGAACTGTGGGGCAAGGGACGAGTTCGAAGAGTAACTAA